Proteins from one Sphingomonas sp. HF-S4 genomic window:
- a CDS encoding 3'(2'),5'-bisphosphate nucleotidase CysQ, with product MTDAELARDIATQAGALLLRIQDECASGDRGDREANALILDWLETARPDDAILSEESADDLARLERSRVWIVDPLDGTREFAERRDDWAVHVALAVDGRAEVGAVALPRLGLTLSSAAPPALRDPQTPPRMLVSRTRPSAVCTDVAARIGAVPVGMGSAGAKAMAVVRGEAEIYLHTGGQHQWDNCAPVAVALAAGLHASRVDGSPIVYNSRETSIPDLLICRKKWAEVVLDAVKGCGG from the coding sequence TTGACCGACGCCGAACTCGCGCGCGATATCGCAACGCAAGCGGGCGCGCTGCTGCTGCGCATCCAGGACGAATGCGCCAGCGGCGATCGCGGCGACCGCGAGGCCAATGCGCTGATCCTCGACTGGCTCGAAACCGCGCGGCCCGACGACGCGATCCTCTCCGAAGAGAGCGCCGACGACCTCGCGCGGCTGGAGCGCAGCCGGGTGTGGATCGTCGATCCGCTCGACGGCACGCGCGAATTCGCCGAGCGGCGCGACGACTGGGCGGTGCATGTCGCGCTGGCGGTAGACGGCCGTGCGGAAGTCGGCGCGGTGGCGCTTCCACGGCTGGGGCTAACCTTGTCGAGCGCCGCGCCGCCCGCGTTGCGCGACCCGCAGACGCCGCCACGGATGCTGGTGAGCCGGACGCGACCGAGCGCCGTCTGCACCGACGTGGCGGCGCGGATCGGCGCGGTGCCGGTGGGCATGGGCTCGGCGGGTGCGAAGGCGATGGCGGTGGTGCGCGGCGAGGCCGAGATATATCTGCACACCGGCGGCCAGCACCAATGGGACAATTGCGCGCCGGTCGCGGTCGCGTTGGCGGCCGGACTGCACGCCTCGCGCGTCGACGGATCGCCGATCGTGTACAATTCACGCGAGACGAGCATTCCGGACCTGCTGATCTGCCGCAAGAAATGGGCAGAGGTGGTGCTGGACGCGGTCAAGGGGTGTGGGGGCTAG
- the cysN gene encoding sulfate adenylyltransferase subunit CysN encodes MTSYRPDALIASDISAYLTLHQNKSLLRFITCGSVDDGKSTLIGRLLYDSKQIFEDQLSALESDSKRVGTQGQEIDFALLVDGLAAEREQGITIDVAYRFFATEKRKFIVADTPGHEQYTRNMVTGASTADLAVILIDARKGVLTQTRRHSYLAHLLGIRHVVLAVNKMDLIGYDQAAYDAIVADYGAFAESIGIQAFTPIPISGFRGDNIAGRSGNTPWYDGPALLEHLEHVDVEVDADRAKPFRLPVQWVNRPNLDFRGFAGLVASGTVKPGDAVRILPSGRTTTVARIVAMNGDRDQAGAGESVTLTLADEVDCSRGDVIAAADAPPQVADQFKATIVWMDQAELLPGRAYWLKLGTRTVSVTVREPEYAIDVNTLAQTAARTLKLNDIGVAEIAADRGIVFEPYADSHDLGGFILIDKVTNATVAAGMLHHALRRAQNVHWQAVEITREAHAAQKGQQARLLWFTGLSGSGKSTIANLVEKKLHAMGKHSFLLDGDNVRHGLNRDLGFSDADRVENIRRVGEVARLMTDAGLIVLTAFISPFRAEREMVRAMLPDGDFFEIFIDTPIAEAEKRDPKGLYRKARAGEIANFTGISSPYEAPERPDIRIDTTRETPEEAAERIVETIMGTWSPVI; translated from the coding sequence ATGACCTCCTATCGCCCCGACGCGCTGATCGCGTCCGACATCTCGGCGTATCTGACGCTGCACCAGAACAAGTCGCTGCTGCGGTTCATTACCTGCGGCAGCGTCGACGACGGCAAGTCGACGCTGATCGGGCGACTGCTCTACGATTCGAAGCAGATCTTCGAGGACCAGCTTTCCGCGCTCGAATCCGACAGCAAGCGCGTCGGGACGCAGGGGCAGGAGATCGACTTCGCGCTGCTGGTCGACGGGCTCGCCGCCGAGCGCGAGCAGGGCATCACGATCGACGTCGCCTACCGCTTCTTCGCGACCGAGAAGCGCAAGTTCATCGTCGCGGATACGCCCGGGCACGAACAGTACACGCGCAACATGGTCACCGGTGCATCGACCGCCGACTTGGCGGTGATCCTGATCGACGCGCGGAAGGGCGTGCTCACCCAGACGCGGCGGCACTCGTATCTGGCGCATCTGCTGGGCATTCGGCATGTCGTGCTGGCGGTGAACAAGATGGACCTGATCGGCTACGACCAGGCGGCCTACGACGCGATCGTCGCGGACTATGGCGCCTTCGCCGAATCGATTGGAATTCAAGCGTTTACCCCGATCCCGATCTCGGGATTCAGGGGCGATAACATCGCCGGGCGGTCGGGGAATACGCCTTGGTACGATGGACCGGCGCTGCTGGAACACCTGGAACATGTTGACGTCGAAGTTGACGCCGACCGCGCCAAGCCGTTCCGGCTTCCCGTCCAATGGGTCAACCGGCCGAACCTCGACTTTCGCGGGTTCGCCGGGCTGGTCGCGAGCGGCACGGTCAAGCCCGGAGACGCAGTGCGAATCCTGCCCTCGGGGCGGACGACCACCGTGGCGCGGATCGTCGCGATGAACGGCGACCGAGATCAAGCGGGCGCCGGTGAGTCCGTCACGCTGACGCTGGCCGACGAAGTCGACTGCTCGCGCGGCGACGTGATCGCCGCGGCCGACGCGCCGCCCCAGGTCGCCGACCAGTTCAAGGCGACGATCGTGTGGATGGACCAGGCCGAATTGCTGCCCGGTCGCGCCTATTGGCTCAAGCTCGGCACCCGCACGGTGAGCGTCACCGTGCGCGAGCCCGAATATGCGATCGACGTCAACACGCTGGCGCAGACCGCAGCGCGGACGCTCAAGCTCAACGATATCGGCGTGGCGGAGATCGCCGCCGATCGCGGCATCGTGTTCGAGCCCTATGCCGACAGCCACGATCTCGGCGGGTTCATCCTGATCGACAAGGTGACCAACGCCACCGTCGCGGCGGGGATGCTCCACCATGCGCTGCGCCGCGCGCAGAACGTCCATTGGCAGGCGGTGGAGATCACCCGCGAGGCGCATGCCGCGCAGAAGGGCCAGCAGGCGCGGCTGTTGTGGTTCACCGGGCTGTCGGGATCGGGCAAGTCGACGATCGCCAATCTGGTCGAGAAGAAGCTGCACGCGATGGGCAAGCACAGCTTCCTGCTGGACGGCGACAATGTCCGCCACGGGCTCAACCGCGACCTGGGGTTCAGCGACGCCGACCGGGTGGAGAACATCCGCCGCGTTGGCGAGGTCGCGCGGCTGATGACCGATGCCGGGCTGATCGTGCTGACGGCCTTCATCTCGCCGTTCCGCGCCGAGCGCGAGATGGTGCGCGCGATGCTCCCCGACGGCGATTTCTTCGAGATCTTCATCGACACGCCGATCGCCGAGGCCGAGAAGCGCGACCCCAAGGGGCTGTACCGGAAAGCGCGCGCGGGCGAGATCGCCAACTTCACCGGCATCTCGAGCCCGTACGAGGCGCCCGAGCGCCCCGATATCCGCATCGATACGACGCGCGAGACCCCCGAGGAGGCGGCCGAGCGGATCGTCGAGACGATCATGGGAACGTGGAGTCCGGTGATTTGA
- a CDS encoding HpcH/HpaI aldolase/citrate lyase family protein codes for MADPLIARSLLFAPGDSARKLAKAGASGADLVLCDLEDAVAAANKDAARALVAEHLRTTERAQPQWVRINPLDTEYALADLAAIVPAKPDGIMLPKATRAEAERLHHYLTALEASAGLPVGAIRTIVVATETAPALFGLGDYAGTPRLAALTWGAEDSATALGATDNRDESGEYDFPYQLFRALALSGAAAAGVTPIETIHGDFRDLDGLAKVAAKARRTGFRGMMAIHPDQVAVINRAFSASAAEIERAEAIVAAFAANPGAGTIGLDGAMLDMPHLKRAQAVLAMQRS; via the coding sequence ATGGCCGACCCGCTCATCGCCCGCTCGCTGCTGTTCGCTCCCGGCGATTCCGCGCGCAAGCTGGCCAAGGCCGGTGCGAGCGGCGCCGACCTGGTGCTGTGCGATCTCGAGGACGCGGTCGCCGCGGCCAACAAGGACGCGGCACGCGCGCTCGTCGCCGAGCATCTGCGCACCACCGAACGCGCCCAGCCGCAATGGGTTCGGATCAACCCGCTCGATACCGAATATGCGCTTGCCGACCTTGCCGCGATCGTTCCGGCGAAGCCCGACGGGATCATGCTGCCCAAGGCGACGCGCGCCGAGGCCGAGCGGCTGCACCATTACCTCACGGCGCTGGAAGCCTCTGCCGGGCTGCCGGTCGGCGCCATCCGCACGATCGTCGTCGCCACCGAGACTGCGCCTGCATTGTTCGGCCTGGGCGACTATGCCGGCACCCCGCGCCTCGCCGCGCTGACCTGGGGCGCCGAAGACAGCGCCACCGCATTGGGCGCGACCGACAATCGCGACGAAAGCGGCGAGTACGACTTTCCCTACCAGCTGTTCCGCGCGCTCGCGCTGTCCGGTGCGGCGGCGGCGGGGGTGACACCGATCGAGACGATCCACGGCGACTTCCGCGATCTCGACGGGCTCGCCAAGGTCGCCGCCAAGGCGCGCCGCACGGGGTTTCGCGGGATGATGGCGATCCATCCCGACCAGGTGGCGGTGATCAACCGGGCCTTCTCGGCTTCCGCAGCCGAAATCGAGCGCGCCGAGGCGATCGTCGCGGCGTTTGCCGCCAATCCGGGCGCCGGGACGATCGGGCTCGACGGGGCGATGCTCGACATGCCGCATCTGAAGCGCGCCCAGGCAGTGCTGGCGATGCAGAGAAGCTGA
- a CDS encoding response regulator, producing MSGYGALRVLVVEDEPVVAMCLEDILEALDCATVGPAGGLAEGLALAEREELGAAILDINLAGERSIPIAEALRARGVPFVFASGYGAVPEGFEEVPLVAKPYREADIDAALRAILG from the coding sequence ATGAGCGGCTATGGCGCTCTTCGCGTGCTCGTCGTCGAGGACGAGCCGGTCGTGGCGATGTGCCTCGAGGACATATTGGAAGCGCTCGACTGCGCGACGGTCGGTCCTGCCGGAGGGCTCGCCGAGGGACTGGCACTCGCCGAGCGCGAGGAGTTGGGCGCGGCAATCCTCGACATCAACCTGGCCGGCGAACGCAGCATCCCGATCGCCGAGGCGCTACGGGCGCGCGGCGTCCCGTTCGTCTTTGCCAGCGGCTATGGTGCGGTGCCCGAGGGGTTCGAGGAGGTGCCGCTGGTGGCCAAGCCCTATCGCGAAGCGGATATCGACGCGGCGCTGCGGGCGATATTGGGATAG
- a CDS encoding SET domain-containing protein: MYLLGLRRHSVQPNRASWLIWAAATAIEALTYSAVNPGAPQALVFMVSAAACITVTLAVWRRSAWAPPSPAESFCMAASLTALVLWLVLREAFWAHMLVVVAVPVSFWPTWASVWADRSRERSPAWGLWTFGDLATLLIAVRGPELGLAELGYILVELLCHASVWFLIGLATINPLRSLGLRRGGLRVFERYRPSANLFRVGDNHLGKAVYAASGFAEGDVLLEFTGARLHADQVPRRMQGAGDRFVQVTPDQYMGPSGQLDDLVNHSCAPNAGLRFAETGVFLIAVRDIAAGEEICWDYSTTLRASNWRMLCHCKAPGCRRVIGNFETLDAERQAWFRARNLVAPYLRDQEGLADRRIAG, from the coding sequence GTGTACCTGCTCGGACTGCGGCGCCATAGCGTCCAACCCAATCGCGCGTCGTGGCTGATCTGGGCGGCGGCGACCGCGATCGAGGCGCTCACCTATAGTGCCGTCAATCCGGGCGCGCCGCAGGCATTGGTCTTCATGGTCTCGGCCGCCGCGTGCATCACAGTGACGCTCGCGGTGTGGCGGCGATCGGCCTGGGCGCCGCCCTCGCCTGCCGAGAGCTTCTGCATGGCGGCGTCGCTGACTGCTTTGGTACTGTGGCTGGTGCTCCGCGAGGCATTCTGGGCGCACATGCTGGTGGTGGTCGCGGTGCCGGTGAGCTTCTGGCCGACCTGGGCGAGCGTCTGGGCCGACCGCTCGCGCGAGCGCTCGCCGGCCTGGGGGCTGTGGACCTTCGGCGACCTGGCGACGCTGCTGATCGCGGTGCGCGGGCCCGAGCTGGGGCTGGCCGAGCTCGGCTATATCCTGGTCGAATTGCTCTGCCATGCCAGCGTGTGGTTCCTGATCGGGCTGGCGACGATCAACCCGCTGCGCTCGCTGGGCCTCCGGCGCGGCGGGCTGCGCGTGTTCGAGCGCTACCGGCCTTCGGCCAATCTGTTCAGGGTCGGCGACAACCATCTCGGCAAGGCGGTGTATGCAGCTTCGGGCTTCGCCGAAGGCGACGTGCTGCTCGAATTCACCGGCGCGCGGCTGCATGCCGATCAGGTGCCGCGGCGGATGCAGGGCGCGGGCGACCGCTTCGTCCAGGTGACGCCCGACCAGTATATGGGGCCCTCGGGCCAGCTCGACGACCTGGTCAACCATAGCTGCGCGCCCAATGCCGGGCTGCGCTTCGCCGAAACGGGCGTTTTCCTGATCGCGGTGCGCGATATCGCGGCGGGCGAGGAGATCTGCTGGGACTATTCGACCACGCTGCGCGCGTCGAACTGGCGGATGCTGTGCCACTGCAAGGCGCCGGGATGCCGGCGGGTGATCGGGAATTTCGAGACCCTGGATGCCGAGCGGCAGGCGTGGTTCCGGGCGCGGAACCTGGTGGCGCCGTATCTGCGGGATCAAGAGGGCTTGGCGGACCGACGCATTGCCGGTTGA
- a CDS encoding PAS domain S-box protein, which translates to MSEVGHEPLPVGEDEFRMIADSAPVAVWVTRLDRTRSFVNRAYVEFLGVSYDEALAFDWRRIIHPEDTARLLAESIAGEASMATFALEGRYRSAKGEWRWLHSTSSPRRDAQGRHIGFIGVAHDVTEAKLAELALRDSEAQLSAFIAQSTAGFAQVDLDGRFTLVNDRFCEIAGWSREELMAMRMLEITHPDDRGRNRPLFDRAVAIGEPYTHEKRYIRKDGGVVWVNNSVSVIRRPDGEPFGVLAVTIDVTDRREAEARLRESETRFRTIFEQANDFLITTTLDQVITSVNPAVAAALGYPEHEIVGATIGDFMAPDQLALAMEAFEQKVREGGSTRLTVTVRARDGRPLTWEINSQLTTDAEGKPIALHAIGRDVTEAKRAETHLRLLVDELNHRVKNTLAIVQGVARQSFKDATDPAIARAAFEGRLAALSEAHNLLTREHWGTVSMAQIIGDAVAPHGGKQDRFSLAGPDLPILPKTAISLALAIHELATNAVKHGALSVPEGRVAIRWARGLADGRARLSLVWEERDGPEVVTPTRRGFGTRMIERGLAAELGGQVTIEFRRAGLICTVDAPLPEGAE; encoded by the coding sequence ATGAGCGAAGTCGGGCACGAACCCTTGCCGGTGGGCGAGGACGAGTTCCGCATGATCGCGGACAGCGCACCGGTTGCGGTGTGGGTGACGCGGCTCGATCGCACGCGCAGTTTCGTCAACCGCGCCTATGTCGAGTTCCTCGGCGTATCCTATGACGAAGCGCTCGCCTTCGACTGGCGGCGGATCATCCACCCCGAGGACACCGCGCGGCTGCTCGCGGAATCGATCGCGGGCGAGGCGAGCATGGCGACCTTCGCGCTCGAAGGCCGCTACCGTAGCGCCAAGGGCGAATGGCGCTGGCTCCACTCGACCTCTTCGCCGCGCCGCGACGCGCAGGGACGGCATATCGGCTTCATCGGCGTCGCGCACGACGTCACCGAAGCCAAGCTCGCCGAGCTCGCGCTGCGCGACAGCGAGGCGCAGCTTTCGGCGTTCATCGCGCAATCGACCGCGGGGTTCGCGCAGGTCGATCTCGACGGACGCTTCACCCTGGTCAACGACCGGTTCTGCGAGATCGCCGGGTGGAGCCGGGAGGAGCTGATGGCGATGCGGATGCTCGAGATCACTCATCCCGACGACCGCGGACGCAACCGCCCGCTGTTCGACCGCGCGGTGGCGATTGGCGAGCCCTACACCCACGAGAAGCGCTACATCCGCAAGGACGGCGGGGTCGTCTGGGTCAACAATTCGGTGTCGGTGATCCGCCGGCCCGACGGCGAGCCGTTCGGGGTGCTGGCAGTGACGATCGACGTCACCGATCGGCGCGAGGCCGAGGCGCGGCTGCGCGAGAGCGAGACGCGGTTCCGCACGATCTTCGAACAGGCCAACGACTTCCTGATCACCACGACGCTCGACCAGGTCATCACTTCGGTGAACCCGGCGGTCGCCGCGGCGCTGGGCTATCCTGAACATGAAATCGTCGGCGCGACCATCGGCGACTTCATGGCGCCCGACCAGCTCGCACTGGCGATGGAAGCGTTCGAGCAGAAGGTGCGCGAGGGCGGCAGCACGCGGCTGACCGTGACGGTGCGCGCGCGCGACGGGCGGCCGCTGACATGGGAGATCAACTCGCAGCTCACCACCGATGCCGAGGGCAAACCCATCGCGCTCCACGCGATCGGCCGCGACGTGACCGAGGCCAAGCGCGCCGAGACGCACCTGCGGCTGCTGGTCGACGAGCTCAACCACCGAGTGAAGAACACGCTGGCGATCGTTCAGGGCGTCGCGCGGCAGAGCTTCAAGGACGCCACCGATCCGGCGATCGCGCGCGCGGCGTTCGAAGGGCGGCTGGCGGCGCTTTCGGAGGCGCACAATCTCCTGACCCGCGAGCATTGGGGCACGGTGTCGATGGCGCAGATCATCGGCGACGCGGTGGCGCCGCATGGCGGCAAGCAGGACCGTTTCAGCCTCGCCGGGCCCGATTTGCCGATCCTGCCAAAGACCGCGATCAGCCTGGCGCTGGCGATCCACGAGCTGGCGACCAATGCGGTCAAGCATGGCGCGCTGTCGGTGCCCGAGGGCCGTGTGGCGATCCGCTGGGCGCGCGGGCTCGCCGATGGCCGGGCGCGGCTGTCGCTGGTCTGGGAAGAGCGCGACGGGCCCGAAGTTGTGACGCCGACGCGGCGCGGCTTCGGCACGCGGATGATCGAGCGCGGGCTCGCCGCCGAGCTGGGCGGCCAGGTGACGATCGAGTTCCGGCGCGCGGGGCTGATCTGCACGGTCGACGCGCCGCTCCCCGAGGGCGCCGAATGA
- a CDS encoding GGDEF/EAL domain-containing response regulator: protein MRILIVDDEPAMHDSYRQCFAPPPAGAEALGAMAAELFGDESEPAEPAPAFACDHHMQGLDAVAAVEASLRSGERYSVAFLDVRMPPGIDGKETARRIRALDPDINLVIVTGFSDHSPLDISRAAGPADKIFYIAKPFQAEEVLQTATALARRWTLDLELKNAIALLEEQKLELAANESRAVHVANHDSLTDAPNRLAFLHALGQSVKGTHCFAMAMMDLDRFKLVNDTLGHLAGDELIRMVCEILQAGIPGDGFVARLGGDEFALLMPVEGEDDAAMQCERLLKAVSTSFKVFGHSVQGGASLGLIVVEPGSIGDPIDVMRRADLALNEAKRQGRGCVRVFDESMDESIRFRRQIETGLSEAIAKGELKLVFQPIVGRDLDITGFEALIRWCSPEYGMVPPAMFIPIAEESQLIHELGDWVIDEAIVALKTWPGQYVSVNFSPRQFRRQNFVAHVVERVTSAGVDPGRFQIEITETAIFDNVERAAEILFKLRQMGFRIALDDFGTGYSSLYNIRRFALDCLKIDRSFVDGMGRERESAAIVHSVIHLGRALGMEVVAEGVETDTQLQALRLAGCSHMQGYFLSRPIDAEDAQMLAERGTLLGRSEAETQLEAAACGTHG from the coding sequence GTGCGCATTCTGATCGTGGACGACGAGCCGGCGATGCACGATTCCTATCGCCAGTGCTTCGCGCCGCCGCCGGCAGGTGCCGAGGCGCTGGGCGCAATGGCCGCCGAGCTGTTCGGCGATGAGAGCGAACCCGCCGAGCCCGCTCCGGCCTTCGCTTGCGACCACCATATGCAGGGCCTCGACGCCGTCGCCGCGGTCGAGGCATCGCTGCGCAGCGGTGAACGCTATTCGGTCGCCTTCCTCGACGTCCGCATGCCTCCGGGCATCGACGGCAAGGAAACCGCGCGCCGGATCCGTGCGCTCGACCCCGATATCAACCTCGTCATCGTCACCGGCTTCTCGGACCATAGCCCGCTCGACATCAGCCGCGCTGCGGGGCCCGCCGACAAGATCTTCTACATCGCCAAGCCCTTCCAGGCCGAGGAAGTGCTCCAGACCGCCACTGCGCTCGCCCGCCGCTGGACGCTCGACCTCGAGCTCAAGAACGCCATTGCCCTGCTCGAGGAACAAAAGCTCGAACTTGCCGCCAACGAATCGCGCGCGGTCCACGTGGCCAACCACGATTCGCTGACCGACGCTCCCAATCGCCTCGCCTTCCTCCACGCGCTCGGCCAGTCGGTGAAGGGCACGCATTGCTTCGCGATGGCGATGATGGACCTCGACCGCTTCAAGCTGGTCAACGACACGCTTGGCCACCTGGCGGGCGACGAACTGATCCGCATGGTCTGCGAGATCCTCCAGGCCGGTATCCCGGGCGACGGCTTCGTCGCGCGGCTGGGTGGCGACGAATTCGCGCTGCTGATGCCGGTCGAGGGTGAGGACGATGCGGCGATGCAGTGCGAGCGCCTGCTCAAGGCAGTCAGCACCAGCTTCAAGGTGTTCGGCCATTCGGTCCAGGGTGGTGCCTCCCTCGGCTTGATCGTCGTCGAGCCCGGCAGCATCGGCGATCCGATCGACGTGATGCGCCGCGCCGATCTCGCGCTCAACGAAGCCAAGCGCCAGGGCCGCGGCTGCGTGCGCGTGTTCGACGAGAGCATGGACGAATCGATCCGTTTCCGCCGCCAGATCGAAACCGGGCTGTCCGAAGCGATCGCCAAGGGCGAGCTCAAGCTCGTCTTCCAGCCGATCGTCGGCCGCGACCTCGACATCACTGGGTTCGAGGCGCTGATCCGCTGGTGCAGCCCAGAATACGGCATGGTCCCGCCGGCGATGTTCATCCCGATCGCCGAGGAATCGCAGCTGATCCACGAGCTCGGCGACTGGGTGATCGACGAGGCGATCGTCGCCTTGAAGACCTGGCCCGGCCAATACGTCTCGGTCAATTTCAGCCCGCGCCAGTTCCGCCGCCAGAATTTCGTCGCGCATGTCGTCGAGCGCGTGACCAGCGCCGGTGTCGATCCCGGCCGCTTCCAGATCGAGATCACCGAGACCGCGATCTTCGACAATGTCGAGCGCGCCGCCGAGATCCTGTTCAAGCTGCGGCAGATGGGCTTCCGCATCGCGCTCGACGATTTCGGCACCGGCTATTCGTCGCTCTACAATATCCGCCGCTTCGCATTGGATTGCCTCAAGATCGACCGCAGCTTCGTCGACGGCATGGGCCGCGAGCGCGAGAGCGCGGCGATCGTCCATTCGGTGATCCATCTCGGCCGCGCGCTCGGCATGGAAGTCGTCGCCGAAGGCGTCGAGACCGACACCCAGCTCCAGGCGCTCCGCCTCGCCGGGTGCAGCCACATGCAGGGCTATTTCCTGTCCCGCCCGATCGATGCCGAGGATGCGCAGATGCTCGCCGAGCGCGGCACCCTGCTCGGCCGTTCGGAGGCGGAAACGCAGCTCGAGGCCGCGGCCTGCGGCACGCACGGCTGA
- a CDS encoding sensor histidine kinase produces MPRLARLRLPRSLGAKLVLILTGVGLLGAAALTLLLATVITPNFNRLERDAVAAHVRRTQAVVADLAAKVESAVRDYGDWNSSWDYMAAPSAAFEQESFSTLAMVNLDVNGMAYVRPDRLVVIARWIDVAREADVPPMRAALVGAIRRLDFEKTLHGRSSAGFYLRLGDSLAAVGIARVRRSDGSGTPRGYVLMARTLTAAQLSTLLQLQASLAAPADDVTVTPAPSRTRIAVPIPGADGHAVASAAYAIPRDLSTLGKRMLVLAVLASSLLLAVVLLVLRRMITRTVLRPLHRVERHMGVVRNSGDLGLLTEAPRDDEIGSLVTSFNSMLRQLKDLREQLEVQSFTLGRSESAVAVMHNVRNALNPVTTVLSQGMDRAPVDRVTIDRALAELSDPALPPERRAKLTAFLAAAFDAIERERTDRSAQLGIGREALRHVLEIIGEQQEAAHERPALGTCDISDIVAQNATIARYSGENSIAFSFPSRPCWVRANRVILSQVIGNLFANAAEAIAATGRGGGSIAVSVQPSGDQVEIVIRDDGEGFDAAVAPTLFQRGFSTRAHKSGGLGLHWCANSMQAMEGTLELKSNGKGRGARAVLTLGAAATASAENLAA; encoded by the coding sequence ATGCCTCGTCTGGCGCGCCTGCGCCTGCCGCGCTCGCTCGGCGCCAAGCTGGTGCTGATCCTCACCGGCGTCGGTCTGCTCGGCGCCGCGGCGCTGACCCTGCTGCTCGCCACGGTCATCACCCCCAACTTCAATCGGCTCGAACGCGACGCCGTCGCCGCGCATGTCCGCCGCACCCAGGCGGTGGTCGCGGATCTCGCGGCCAAGGTCGAAAGCGCGGTGCGGGACTATGGCGACTGGAATTCGTCCTGGGACTATATGGCCGCGCCGAGCGCCGCGTTCGAGCAGGAGAGTTTCTCGACGCTCGCCATGGTCAATCTCGACGTCAACGGCATGGCCTATGTCCGCCCCGATCGCTTGGTGGTGATCGCGCGCTGGATCGATGTCGCGCGCGAAGCCGATGTTCCCCCGATGCGCGCCGCGCTGGTCGGTGCGATCAGGCGGCTCGATTTCGAGAAGACGCTCCACGGCCGGAGTTCTGCGGGCTTCTATCTTCGCCTCGGTGACAGCCTTGCCGCGGTCGGCATCGCCCGCGTCCGCCGCAGCGACGGCTCCGGCACCCCACGCGGCTATGTTCTCATGGCGCGCACGCTCACCGCGGCGCAGCTCAGCACCTTGCTCCAGCTCCAGGCCAGCCTCGCCGCGCCCGCCGACGATGTCACCGTCACCCCCGCGCCGTCGCGCACGCGCATCGCCGTGCCGATTCCCGGCGCCGACGGCCATGCCGTCGCCAGCGCCGCCTATGCGATCCCGCGCGATCTATCGACGCTTGGCAAGCGCATGCTGGTCCTCGCGGTGCTCGCCTCGTCGCTGCTGCTTGCGGTGGTGCTGCTCGTGCTGCGCCGGATGATCACCCGCACCGTGCTCCGCCCGCTGCACCGCGTCGAACGTCATATGGGGGTGGTGCGCAATTCGGGTGATCTCGGCCTGCTCACCGAAGCCCCGCGCGACGACGAGATCGGCAGCCTCGTCACCAGCTTCAATTCGATGCTCCGCCAGTTGAAGGATCTGCGCGAGCAGCTCGAGGTGCAGAGCTTCACCCTCGGCCGCAGCGAGAGCGCGGTGGCGGTGATGCACAATGTCCGCAACGCACTGAACCCGGTCACCACCGTGCTCAGCCAGGGGATGGATCGCGCCCCGGTCGATCGCGTGACGATCGACCGCGCGCTCGCCGAATTGTCCGATCCCGCGCTGCCGCCCGAACGACGGGCGAAGCTCACGGCCTTCCTCGCCGCCGCGTTCGACGCCATCGAGCGCGAGCGTACTGACCGGAGCGCCCAGCTCGGCATCGGCCGCGAGGCGCTGCGCCACGTCCTCGAGATCATCGGCGAGCAGCAGGAAGCGGCGCACGAGCGCCCGGCGCTTGGCACGTGCGACATCAGCGACATCGTCGCGCAGAACGCCACGATCGCCCGCTATTCGGGCGAGAATTCGATCGCCTTCAGCTTCCCCTCGCGCCCCTGTTGGGTGCGCGCCAACCGGGTGATCCTCAGCCAGGTGATCGGCAACCTCTTCGCCAACGCCGCGGAGGCGATCGCCGCGACGGGCCGGGGCGGGGGCAGCATCGCGGTTTCGGTCCAGCCGAGTGGCGACCAGGTCGAAATCGTCATCCGCGACGACGGCGAAGGCTTCGACGCCGCCGTCGCGCCCACGCTGTTCCAGCGCGGCTTCTCTACCCGCGCGCACAAGTCCGGCGGGCTTGGGCTCCATTGGTGCGCGAATTCGATGCAGGCGATGGAAGGGACGCTGGAACTGAAGAGTAACGGCAAGGGCAGGGGTGCGAGGGCAGTGCTGACGCTGGGCGCGGCTGCGACCGCCTCAGCAGAGAATTTGGCGGCATAA